The proteins below are encoded in one region of Thermodesulfovibrionales bacterium:
- a CDS encoding TetR/AcrR family transcriptional regulator, whose product MGIADRKEREKERLRDLILTAAMKLFLKEGYERITLRRIAEEIEYSPATIYLHFRDKDEILYALHEKGFEEFYKRQQTVLSIKDPLRRLKRHGQVYVEFALENPEYYDLMFIMRGPAKKIRQREEWHIGRRSYEFLRENVKDCMEAGRLPGGDLDVATFSLWSHVHGIASLIIRERCAMFPEEKMPLIVQGALAFFLGPLLQEER is encoded by the coding sequence CGGGAAAAGGAAAGGCTCCGGGACCTCATCCTGACGGCAGCGATGAAGCTCTTTCTCAAAGAGGGATATGAGCGGATTACCCTCAGGAGGATCGCCGAGGAGATCGAATACAGCCCTGCAACCATCTACCTCCATTTTAGAGACAAGGATGAAATCCTCTATGCGCTCCATGAGAAGGGGTTCGAAGAGTTTTATAAACGCCAGCAGACTGTCCTTTCGATAAAGGACCCCTTGCGCCGTCTGAAAAGACATGGTCAGGTCTATGTCGAATTCGCCCTGGAGAACCCCGAATACTATGACCTGATGTTCATCATGAGAGGGCCTGCAAAGAAGATCCGGCAGAGAGAGGAATGGCACATCGGAAGGCGTTCTTATGAATTCCTGAGGGAAAATGTGAAGGACTGTATGGAGGCGGGGAGGCTCCCCGGGGGGGACCTCGATGTGGCGACATTCTCTTTATGGTCCCATGTGCACGGAATCGCATCACTGATTATCAGGGAGCGGTGTGCCATGTTTCCCGAAGAGAAGATGCCGTTGATCGTTCAGGGAGCCCTTGCGTTCTTCCTCGGACCCCTGTTGCAGGAAGAGCGATAA